From Miscanthus floridulus cultivar M001 chromosome 15, ASM1932011v1, whole genome shotgun sequence, the proteins below share one genomic window:
- the LOC136507861 gene encoding uncharacterized protein isoform X2 has translation MEGGGWAVGGHVLGAAQEPRGQQQQREQDEKEAGAAAERKKGGGGGMKFRVRARAPHGVGALLLIGGAAVVGAAVLAWRRSRHVKKDGAVDQPELRLPAKEEVLDGGIVEDGKVQGGSLVQELDQSDEKLSAGNTDIGSSRLDGNVSEESHQIHMDDEITADQLESKHEEKIDENSGSNPVEVYDLESKHEEKIDEISGSNPVEVHTHDLDKEHVEKVEQKSSCNHVEITVHDMDNEHVEKIHVQGIDQSSSRSPVETIMQEMVNVCLVSGSVEKVEKDPSKKDIEKEIAQKDNEDMEASDQSKLCIKGPGIILSKHNDESDVTQEAESMENTPTAQLMMHQDQLLDDMVTDTVTETEDTVTETEDTVADTEDTVTKTEEAKQGERTITDKGELEQDEKKDLVGPALSSLVKPIVKKEPEFPRPNETGMKIEQDYTDGELSREHTDLISKGGAMQGEGDMATMDCRSSALVVIALIFALAMGITIIVRLYAPSRATKLQMDLP, from the exons ATGGAAGGTGGCGGCTGGGCAGTCGGAGGCCACGTTCTTGGCGCCGCCCAGGAACCGcgggggcagcagcagcagcgggagCAGGACGAGAAGGAAGCCGGAGCTGCCGCCGAGAggaagaagggcggcggcggcggcatgaaaTTCCGCGTGCGCGCGCGGGCGCCGCACGGCGTCGGGGCGCTGCTGCTCATCGGCGGAGCGGCAGTCGTCGGGGCCGCCGTCCTCGCGTGGCGCCGCTCGCGCCACGTCAAGAAGGATGGTGCCGTGGACCAGCCTGAGCTCCGGCTGCCAGC GAAAGAAGAGGTTTTGGATGGCGGAATTGTCGAGGATGGGAAG GTTCAGGGTGGCTCATTGGTGCAGGAGCTTGATCAGTCCGATGAGAAGTTGAGCGCGGGCAACACCGATATTGGATCCAGTAGATTG GATGGCAACGTCTCAGAGGAAAGCCATCAGATTCACATGGATGATGAAATCACTGCAGATCAATTG GAGAGCAAGCATGAAGAGAAAATTGATGAGAATTCAGGCAGCAATCCTGTCGAGGTCTATGATCTG GAGAGCAAGCATGAAGAGAAAATTGATGAGATTTCAGGCAGCAATCCTGTCGAGGTTCACACGCACGATCTG GACAAAGAACATGTCGAAAaagttgagcagaagtcaagCTGCAACCATGTCGAGATCACTGTGCATGATATG GACAATGAACATGTTGAGAAAATTCACGTTCAAGGAATTGATCAGAGTTCGAGCAGGAGCCCTGTCGAGACCATCATGCAGGAAATGGTCAATGTTTGTTTG GTTAGTGGAAGTGTGGAGAAGGTTGAAAAGGACCCAAGCAAGAAGGACATCGAGAAAGAGATAGCCCAAAAA GATAATGAAGATATGGAGGCTTCTGATCAAAGCAAACTCTGCATCAAAGGTCCAGGGATCATCCTCAGTAAACATAATGATGAGAGTGATGTTACTCAAGAGGCTGAATCAATGGAGAACACGCCGACGGCACAGTTGATGATGCATCAAGACCAACTCTTAGATGACATGGTTACTGATACTGTTACAGAAACAGAAGATACAGTTACAGAAACAGAAGATACTGTTGCAGACACAGAAGATACTGTTACaaaaacagaagaagcaaagcaGGGTGAAAGAACAATCACAGACAAGGGTGAGCTCGAGCAGGACGAAAAGAAAGATCTGGTAGGACCAGCACTGTCATCACTGGTTAAGCCCATAGTGAAGAAAGAGCCAGAGTTTCCAAGACCCAACGAGACAGGGATGAAGATAGAGCAAGATTATACTGACGGTGAGCTAAGCAGGGAGCATACTGACCTGATCAGCAAAGGAGGAGCAATGCAGGGAGAAGGTGACATGGCGACCATGGATTGCAGGAGTTCTGCTCTGGTCGTTATAGCTCTAATATTCGCACTGGCCATGGGAATAACAATCATCGTGCGCTTATACGCCCCTTCCCGAGCAACAAAACTCCAGATGGATCTGCCATAA
- the LOC136507861 gene encoding uncharacterized protein isoform X1, translated as MEGGGWAVGGHVLGAAQEPRGQQQQREQDEKEAGAAAERKKGGGGGMKFRVRARAPHGVGALLLIGGAAVVGAAVLAWRRSRHVKKDGAVDQPELRLPAKEEVLDGGIVEDGKVQGGSLVQELDQSDEKLSAGNTDIGSSRLDGNVSEESHQIHMDDEITADQLESKHEEKIDENSGSNPVEVYDLESKHEEKIDEISGSNPVEVHTHDLDKEHVEKVEQKSSCNHVEITVHDMVSSCLDNEHVEKIHVQGIDQSSSRSPVETIMQEMVNVCLVSGSVEKVEKDPSKKDIEKEIAQKDNEDMEASDQSKLCIKGPGIILSKHNDESDVTQEAESMENTPTAQLMMHQDQLLDDMVTDTVTETEDTVTETEDTVADTEDTVTKTEEAKQGERTITDKGELEQDEKKDLVGPALSSLVKPIVKKEPEFPRPNETGMKIEQDYTDGELSREHTDLISKGGAMQGEGDMATMDCRSSALVVIALIFALAMGITIIVRLYAPSRATKLQMDLP; from the exons ATGGAAGGTGGCGGCTGGGCAGTCGGAGGCCACGTTCTTGGCGCCGCCCAGGAACCGcgggggcagcagcagcagcgggagCAGGACGAGAAGGAAGCCGGAGCTGCCGCCGAGAggaagaagggcggcggcggcggcatgaaaTTCCGCGTGCGCGCGCGGGCGCCGCACGGCGTCGGGGCGCTGCTGCTCATCGGCGGAGCGGCAGTCGTCGGGGCCGCCGTCCTCGCGTGGCGCCGCTCGCGCCACGTCAAGAAGGATGGTGCCGTGGACCAGCCTGAGCTCCGGCTGCCAGC GAAAGAAGAGGTTTTGGATGGCGGAATTGTCGAGGATGGGAAG GTTCAGGGTGGCTCATTGGTGCAGGAGCTTGATCAGTCCGATGAGAAGTTGAGCGCGGGCAACACCGATATTGGATCCAGTAGATTG GATGGCAACGTCTCAGAGGAAAGCCATCAGATTCACATGGATGATGAAATCACTGCAGATCAATTG GAGAGCAAGCATGAAGAGAAAATTGATGAGAATTCAGGCAGCAATCCTGTCGAGGTCTATGATCTG GAGAGCAAGCATGAAGAGAAAATTGATGAGATTTCAGGCAGCAATCCTGTCGAGGTTCACACGCACGATCTG GACAAAGAACATGTCGAAAaagttgagcagaagtcaagCTGCAACCATGTCGAGATCACTGTGCATGATATGGTTAGTTCTTGTTTG GACAATGAACATGTTGAGAAAATTCACGTTCAAGGAATTGATCAGAGTTCGAGCAGGAGCCCTGTCGAGACCATCATGCAGGAAATGGTCAATGTTTGTTTG GTTAGTGGAAGTGTGGAGAAGGTTGAAAAGGACCCAAGCAAGAAGGACATCGAGAAAGAGATAGCCCAAAAA GATAATGAAGATATGGAGGCTTCTGATCAAAGCAAACTCTGCATCAAAGGTCCAGGGATCATCCTCAGTAAACATAATGATGAGAGTGATGTTACTCAAGAGGCTGAATCAATGGAGAACACGCCGACGGCACAGTTGATGATGCATCAAGACCAACTCTTAGATGACATGGTTACTGATACTGTTACAGAAACAGAAGATACAGTTACAGAAACAGAAGATACTGTTGCAGACACAGAAGATACTGTTACaaaaacagaagaagcaaagcaGGGTGAAAGAACAATCACAGACAAGGGTGAGCTCGAGCAGGACGAAAAGAAAGATCTGGTAGGACCAGCACTGTCATCACTGGTTAAGCCCATAGTGAAGAAAGAGCCAGAGTTTCCAAGACCCAACGAGACAGGGATGAAGATAGAGCAAGATTATACTGACGGTGAGCTAAGCAGGGAGCATACTGACCTGATCAGCAAAGGAGGAGCAATGCAGGGAGAAGGTGACATGGCGACCATGGATTGCAGGAGTTCTGCTCTGGTCGTTATAGCTCTAATATTCGCACTGGCCATGGGAATAACAATCATCGTGCGCTTATACGCCCCTTCCCGAGCAACAAAACTCCAGATGGATCTGCCATAA
- the LOC136507862 gene encoding uncharacterized protein isoform X1, with translation MARSPAASSSSYTDSTGSSSDSGSTSSGSDRRRRHRHRSSSRRKDGASSSALKARKDRRSRHKRRRREREHSRRRSPSDDDSYSSTSSYDSDREVSGRSRKHKKSSRSRKSRERERSKDRHHRRDKSKHKEKKESEHADGPVQLSKFLGRDKEKEEGPQRSAISGKKIMMKLEKTKEDKAAESKRNELLKFLNASYD, from the exons ATGGCGCGGTCCCCAgccgcctcctcctcgtcctacACGGACAGCACGGGATCCTCCTCCGACTCGGGCTCCACCTCCTCGGGgagcgaccgccgccgccgccaccgccaccggagCAGCAGCCGCCGCAAGGACGGCGCGTCCTCATCCGCGCTGAAGGCGCGCAAGGACCGGAGGTCCCGCCacaagcgccgccgccgcgagcgGGAGCACTCGCGGCGGCGGTCCCCGTCCGACGACGACAGCTACAG CAGCACAAGCTCTTATGACAGTGACCGTGAGGTGTCTGGCAGATCTCGGAAGCATAAGAAGAGCAGCAGATCAAGAAAG TCTAGGGAGAGGGAGCGAAGCAAAGATAGGCATCATAGACGAGACAAGAGTAAACACAAAGAG AAGAAAGAGAGTGAGCATGCTGATGGCCCTGTCCAGCTTTCCAAG TTTCTTGGACGCgacaaagaaaaggaagaaggtcCTCAAAGGAGTGCAATCTCTGGTAAAAAG ATAATGATGAAGCTTGAGAAGACAAAGGAAGACAAGGCTGCTGAGAGCAAGCGAAACGAACTGTTGAAGTTCCTGAATGCCAGTTACGATTGA
- the LOC136507862 gene encoding uncharacterized protein isoform X2, whose translation MARSPAASSSSYTDSTGSSSDSGSTSSGSDRRRRHRHRSSSRRKDGASSSALKARKDRRSRHKRRRREREHSRRRSPSDDDSYSTSSYDSDREVSGRSRKHKKSSRSRKSRERERSKDRHHRRDKSKHKEKKESEHADGPVQLSKFLGRDKEKEEGPQRSAISGKKIMMKLEKTKEDKAAESKRNELLKFLNASYD comes from the exons ATGGCGCGGTCCCCAgccgcctcctcctcgtcctacACGGACAGCACGGGATCCTCCTCCGACTCGGGCTCCACCTCCTCGGGgagcgaccgccgccgccgccaccgccaccggagCAGCAGCCGCCGCAAGGACGGCGCGTCCTCATCCGCGCTGAAGGCGCGCAAGGACCGGAGGTCCCGCCacaagcgccgccgccgcgagcgGGAGCACTCGCGGCGGCGGTCCCCGTCCGACGACGACAGCTACAG CACAAGCTCTTATGACAGTGACCGTGAGGTGTCTGGCAGATCTCGGAAGCATAAGAAGAGCAGCAGATCAAGAAAG TCTAGGGAGAGGGAGCGAAGCAAAGATAGGCATCATAGACGAGACAAGAGTAAACACAAAGAG AAGAAAGAGAGTGAGCATGCTGATGGCCCTGTCCAGCTTTCCAAG TTTCTTGGACGCgacaaagaaaaggaagaaggtcCTCAAAGGAGTGCAATCTCTGGTAAAAAG ATAATGATGAAGCTTGAGAAGACAAAGGAAGACAAGGCTGCTGAGAGCAAGCGAAACGAACTGTTGAAGTTCCTGAATGCCAGTTACGATTGA